ACCTTCAGCCAGATTGGATAGAGATGGAAAGGGACTGAAATTAATCATCTTGACTCTCCTTTTGAATCCAATACCAAGCATTCATGCAGCCGATAGCAACTCCAAACACCAAACCCATTAGCGTCCATGAATAGGGACTGCTCACATGGCGATCGATCCAGATGCCGAGGGCAATGCCCAACAGGGCAGGAATGGTGACCGACCAACCCACCAGGCCAAACATGCCGAACCCATACCAAACGCTGTGGTTGTGACGCTGGGCTAGCAGCTTACGCGTGACTTTTGTGGCAATCTGATCGGGTAAGGTGCGTGAACGTTTGCGAGTGGGAGGATCAGGAGGCATGGGTTGAGATCTCCGAACATCTAGGATAGGTTGAGAAATAGGCGGGCCATGGAGGCTTCTAGTTTGGCTAGGGACGAGCGAGTCTGGCGTTCTTGGTCATCGAGGATGCGAAACTGGTGATCGACTAGCTCCCGTAGGCTTTGTAAATCCTGACCTTGGATGGCATGGCGGGTGGCCACCAATACCCCGTCCCCTTGCTTGACCAACAGCCCAGAATCCACCGCCAGCACATGGGTCTGACCATCGGGGCTGTCAAACAGCAAGATCCCCGGAGCCAGGGCCGTCACGTAGTCGATATGGTGGGGCAGCAGGCAAAAGGCACCGTTTTCAGCCTCAGCAATCACCTTGATGACCGGTTGGTCAACCAAGATTTTGGTGGGTAGGGTGACTTTGAGATGCATGGCTCAATCCTGGGCAGCAGGGGCTTCATCAATCGTGCCGATCATATAGAGAACCGTTTCAGGGCGATCGCTAAATTCATCGTTGAGAATCCGCTCACAGCCGTCTAGCACGTCCTCGAGTTCCACCAAGCGCCCCGGCAAGCCCGTAAATTGCTCGGTGGTGAAGAAGGGCTGGGTGAGGAATCGCTCCAGCCGCCGGGCCCGGTAAACCACCTGCCGTTCATGGCGGGCCAGTTCTTCTAGACCCAGCATGGCAATGATGTCTTTAAGTTCCTCATAGGTCGCCAAGGTTTTACGCACCGCCTGGGCAATGCGATAGTGGCGATCGCCCACCACCAGTGGCGTCAGCAGCTTAGAGCCAGACTGCAGGGGATCCACGGCCGGATACAGACCTTCGCTCACCCGTTTGCGCGACAGCACGATAGAGGTTGAAAGGTGCGAGAAAATATGGGCAGCAGCGGGATCGGTGAGATCATCAGCCGGCACATAGACCGCCTGCACCGAGGTGATGGAATGGCTGGGGGTGCTAAAAATCCGTTCTTCCAACTCCGCCAACTCCGTCGCCAGGGTTGGTTGATAGCCCACCCGTGACGGCAGCCGCCCCATCAGCCCCGACACCTCCGACCCAGCCTGGATGAACCGGAAAATGTTGTCCATCATCAACAGCACATCCCGATGGGCATCATCCCGGAAATATTCCGCCATAGTCAGAGCCGCATGACCCACCCGAAACCTTGCGCCGGGCGATTCATTCATTTGCCCAAACATCATCACCGTATTGGCCAACACCCCCGCTTCCTGCATCTCGCGGTAGAGTTCCTCGGCTTCCCGGCTGCGTTCACCAATGCCGCAGAAAATACTCACCCCCTCCAGCCGCCGCACCACGTTATGGATCATCTCAGTGATCAACACCGTTTTACCCACCCCAGCTCCCC
This region of Candidatus Obscuribacterales bacterium genomic DNA includes:
- the atpD gene encoding F0F1 ATP synthase subunit beta, whose product is MTIASNLSNVDATVVCGTIATIRGSVVDVHFPNQLPNLHDILRDDRSTAIEVETYLTPHVIRGLALTPTTGLARGDRLTSTGTSLQVPVGDRLLGRMFNVFGQTIDGKAPIEGGDWRSIHASPQLSQERAIATELFRTGIKVIDLLAPLERGGKAGLFGGAGVGKTVLITEMIHNVVRRLEGVSIFCGIGERSREAEELYREMQEAGVLANTVMMFGQMNESPGARFRVGHAALTMAEYFRDDAHRDVLLMMDNIFRFIQAGSEVSGLMGRLPSRVGYQPTLATELAELEERIFSTPSHSITSVQAVYVPADDLTDPAAAHIFSHLSTSIVLSRKRVSEGLYPAVDPLQSGSKLLTPLVVGDRHYRIAQAVRKTLATYEELKDIIAMLGLEELARHERQVVYRARRLERFLTQPFFTTEQFTGLPGRLVELEDVLDGCERILNDEFSDRPETVLYMIGTIDEAPAAQD
- a CDS encoding AtpZ/AtpI family protein codes for the protein MPPDPPTRKRSRTLPDQIATKVTRKLLAQRHNHSVWYGFGMFGLVGWSVTIPALLGIALGIWIDRHVSSPYSWTLMGLVFGVAIGCMNAWYWIQKESQDD
- a CDS encoding F0F1 ATP synthase subunit epsilon — translated: MHLKVTLPTKILVDQPVIKVIAEAENGAFCLLPHHIDYVTALAPGILLFDSPDGQTHVLAVDSGLLVKQGDGVLVATRHAIQGQDLQSLRELVDHQFRILDDQERQTRSSLAKLEASMARLFLNLS